One genomic window of Solanum dulcamara chromosome 10, daSolDulc1.2, whole genome shotgun sequence includes the following:
- the LOC129869786 gene encoding uncharacterized protein LOC129869786 codes for MAKAKKIECSGSECKADEASEKASKGGGGRFLLGNWDNNEEALQMAILYFIHTFLFSQLGDTTISVDDFRMIEDGRYEHFPWGQLVYSKLMRSMRLEFTTVKQLYHLGGMPYALNAWMYECASVVHPNIAVIEENQIPRICNWRVVGLKPKYGIFMSSIISEVDFCCTKVDQKFSDLESLINSNNRKICDFESLIKSNHSVMLKAIGKEVDSLMKDRPGTCNPNRKNDFDGSGRTDSSFEQYSPTSVGEMRNNDPKFSNLCNIEEQVHDQESSEGSSPNIQSNIGHEVSVETGMATTFVHDIGHGDTNTNQNKNKFTKSNPISLAFREDIDAFNSEIHVSIDVQPLNTITPYDDQLLRYSQLPTTLPCLQIIAHDVTKTRAPRFTICDEPPREILSEYSQWIDKGLLRNHATNFGKIDYVVAYSKEKNWFYLMSQPKKCWNDEHIDVIFYYLRKKSKLQNGNHYRYTTTNCIFKDYINMAHARYYSINQDFSTQEDMARGADVSRLERSVTNIIRGLFIPAGLPWYLVDDVYIPVNCAGDYHWALLVVVLKERLKCVYDSSMGSRKKEPYVEIQKLAQMLQTYIVDNGLLEKSDRTDWSVLDTYKDKSIGMLLD; via the exons AGATTTTTGTTGGGAAATTGGGACAATAATGAGGAGGCACTTCAAATGGCCATTCTGTACTTCATTCAtacctttcttttttctcaactTGGTGATACAACCATATCAGTGGATGATTTTAGAATGATTGAGGATGGTCGGTATGAGCATTTCCCATGGGGTCAACTCGTATACTCTAAATTGATGAGAAGTATGAGATTAGAATTTACAACTGTTAAACAGTTGTACCATTTGGGAGGCATGCCCTACGCATTAAATGCATGGATGTATGAGTGTGCATCAGTAGTACACCCGAATATTGCAGTTATAGAGGAAAATCAGATTCCAAGAATATGTAACTGGCGAGTGGTTGGTCTTAAGCCTAAATATGGAATATTTATGTCTAGCATCATTAGCGAG GTGGATTTTTGTTGCACTAAGGTTGATCAAAAGTTTAGTGATCTTGAGAGTTTAATCAATTCAAACAACCGCAAGATTTGTGATTTTGAAAGtttaatcaaatcaaaccactCTGTAATGTTGAAAGCCATTGGCAAGGAAGTTGACTCGTTAATGAAG GACAGGCCTGGAACATGCAATCCGAATAGGAAAAATGATTTTGATGGTTCCGGTAGGACAGATTCATCTTTTGAACAATATTCCCCAACAAGTGTTGGAGAAATGCGCAACAATgatccaaaattttcaaatttatgtaACATTGAAGAACAAGTTCATGATCAGGAATCTAGTGAG GGTTCTTCACCAAACATTCAGTCAAATATCGGGCATGAAGTATCAGTAGAAACTGGAATGGCCACTACATTTGTACATGATATTGGACATGGCGATACaaatacaaatcaaaataagaat AAGTTCACTAAATCAAATCCAATTTCACTTGCCTTTAGAGAGGATATAGATGCCTTTAATTCAGAAATCCATGTTTCTATCGATGTTCAACCATTGAATACAATTACTCCTTATGATGATCAGCTTCTCCGTTATAGTCAGTTGCCAACTACTCTTCCATGCTTACAGATTATTGCTCATGATGTTACAAAGACTCGAGCTCCAC GCTTTACTATCTGTGATGAACCTCCAAGGGAAATACTCTCAGAATATTCCCAATGGATAGACAAAGGCCTTTTAAGAAATCATGCAACGAA CTTTGGAAAAATTGACTATGTTGTTGCATATTCCAAGGAAAAAAACTGGTTTTATTTGATGTCTCAGCCAAAGAAATGCTGGAATGATGAG CACATCGATGTCATATTTTACTACCTTCGCAAGAAATCAAAACTTCAAAATGGTAACCATTACAGATACACTACAACAAATTGTATCTTCAAGGATTACATTAACATGGCACATGCAAGGTACTATTCAATTAATCAAGATTTTAGTACACAAGAAGATATGGCACGTGGTGCTGATGTATCTAGGCTTGAGAGGTCAGTTACCAACATAATAAGAGGTTTGTTTATTCCTGCCGGTCTGCCATGGTATTTAGTCGATGATGTCTACATCCCTGTGAATTGCGCTGGTGATTATCATTGGGCTTTGTTAGTAGTTGTATTAAAAGAGAGGCTTAAATGTGTGTACGATTCATCAATGGGTTCAAGAAAAAAAGAACCATATGTTGAGATACAAAAGTTGGCTCAAATGTTGCAAACGTATATTGTCGACAATGGGTTGCTTGAAAAATCAGATCGCACTGATTGGTCTGTTCTTGATACTTACAAGGACAAATCAATTGGCATGCTACTGGACTAG
- the LOC129869787 gene encoding uncharacterized protein LOC129869787, translating into MYFKNPEQNKLPAKQKDLGSFTVQVTIGKYSNARGLCDLGASINLMSRSILKKLGLGELKATTILLQLADRSIARPDGIIEDVLVQVGSLIFLVDFVILDFEPNPNIPFILGRPFLATSGALIDVAAGRLTMRAHDKVEVFDVYHALKLPVVYEELSATTIIDEEVST; encoded by the coding sequence ATGTATTTTAAGAATCCTGAACAAAATAAGCTTCCAGCTAAGCAAAAAGATCTAGGTAGTTTCACAGTACAGGTAACCATTGGTAAGTATAGTAATGCAAGAGGTCTTTGTGATCTGGGTGCTAGTATTAACTTGATGTCTAGATCTATACTTAAGAAATTAGGCTTGGGAGAACTTAAAGCAACAACTATTTTGCTACAGTTAGCTGATCGTTCTATAGCTAGACCTGATGGTATCATTGAAGATGTATTAGTACAAGTAGGATCCCTTatttttcttgttgattttgttattttagattttgaacCTAACCCCAATATTCCTTTTATCTTGGGACGCCCGTTCTTAGCAACAAGCGGGGCACTTATTGATGTGGCTGCAGGTAGGTTAACCATGAGAGCACATGACAAAGTGGAAGTGTTCGATGTATATCATGCATTAAAATTGCCTGTAGTCTATGAAGAACTATCTGCTACAACCATCATCGATGAGGAAGTATCAACTTAA